One genomic region from Ascaphus truei isolate aAscTru1 unplaced genomic scaffold, aAscTru1.hap1 HAP1_SCAFFOLD_3128, whole genome shotgun sequence encodes:
- the LOC142483271 gene encoding uncharacterized protein LOC142483271, translating to MRVSPVCLPLFSFVAVRTLKTGAETRRTNMRAESSQVPGRSKEPTDMREIGLNEEQNLSSDTSRSCLTPRNPEVQQNNDSCHILDTYKEPLPHDGEFTDLVQHTVETDSKYGSSKRYARDLRRSCGAQPFLCCECGKSFSLDRDLLTHLCVPAREQTFTCTVGGSSFSLKGKLLSQQMIQTAVTPFTCTVCGKPLSTKRILLNHQWVHTGEKPFTCSECCKSFSLKTGLFKHEQTHTGEKPFTCTECGKQFTVKRSLVRHKMTHTEEKPFTCTECGKQFSIKTSLLKHQMIHTGEKPFRCTECGKKFRIKRRLLIHRMTHTGEKPFTCAECSKSFTRKTNLLMHERIHTGEKPFTCAECSKSFSRKRELLVHERIHTREKLFTCTECGKQFNIKINLLNHQMIHTGEKPFTCTVCSKSFSQKANLLDHERIHTGEKPFTCSECGKPFRVKRDLLRHQMIHTGKKPFTCSECGKKIRYKRDFLRHQMSHTGEKPFTCTECSKSFCMKQKLLIHERIHTGEKPYTCTECGKQFPVKSSLLSHQMIHTGEKPFTCTECSKSFSRMSYLLRHERIHTG from the coding sequence agaTCGGCCTGAATGAGGAACAGAACTTGAGCTCTGATACATCCAGAAGCTGTCTGACTCCCCGCAACCCAGAAGTGCAACAAAACAATGATTCCTGCCACATTTTGGACACGTACAAGGAACCATTACCACatgatggtgaatttacagaccttgtacagcacacagtggagacggactctaaatatgggtccagcaaaaggtatgcGAGAGATTTAAGAAGAAGCTGTGGTGCTCAGCCTTTTCTCTGTTGTGAGTGTGGCAAGAGCTTCTCACTGGACAGGGACCTGCTCACACATCTATGTGTCCCCGCTAGAGagcaaacctttacatgtacagtTGGTGGGAGCAGTTTCTCACTGAAGGGGAAACTTCTTTCACAGCAGATGATTCAGACAGCAGTGACTCCTTTtacttgtacagtgtgtgggaaaccgTTAAGTACCAAGAGAATCCTCCTCAATCATCAGTgggttcatacaggggagaaaccattcacatgttcagagtgttgTAAAAGTTTTTCTCTGAAGACTGGGCTCTTCAAACATGAGcagactcatacaggggagaaaccattcacatgtacagagtgtgggaaacaattcacagttaagCGCAGTCTCGTCAGACACAAGATGACTCATACAgaagaaaaaccattcacatgtacagagtgtgggaaacaatttagtATTAAGACCAGTCTCCTCaaacaccagatgattcatacaggagaaaaaccattcagaTGTACAGAATGTGGGAAAAAATTTCGTATTAAGAGAAGACTCCTCATACACcggatgactcatacaggggagaaaccattcacatgtgcagagtgtagtaaaagctttacTCGGAAGACAAATCTCCTCAtgcatgagcggattcatacaggggagaaaccattcacatgtgcagagtgtagtaaaagcttttctcggaagagAGAGCTCCTcgtccatgagcggattcatacacgggagaaactattcacatgtacagagtgtgggaaacaattcaataTTAAGATAaacctcctcaatcaccagatgattcatacaggggagaaaccattcacatgtacagtgtgcagtaaaagcttttctcagaagGCAAATCTCCTcgaccatgagcggattcatacaggggagaaaccattcacatgttcagagtgtgggaaaccatTCAGAGTTAAGAGGgatctcctcagacaccagatgattcatacagggaagaaaccattcacatgttcagagtgtgggaaaaaaaTCAGATATAAGAGGGAtttcctcagacaccagatgtctcatacaggggagaagccattcacatgtacagagtgtagtaaaagttTTTGTATGAAGCAAAAACTCCtcatccatgagcggattcatacaggggagaaaccatacacatgtacagagtgtgggaaacaattcccagttaagagcagtctcctatcacaccagatgattcacacaggtgagaaaccattcacatgtacagagtgtagtaaaagcttttctcggatGTCATATCTCCTCagacatgagcggattcatacagggtaG